In Nostoc sphaeroides, the genomic window ATCGCCGAGAGACTTTTGAATGAGGAATCAGTTGAACTGTGCCATCCTGAACTAGTGCGTGAATCACGCCAACGTCAGGTTTTCCCACAGCAGTGGCATTTAAAGCAAACAACAATTAATAGTAAGGTAATTAACGCCCATGCCAACGTTGAGGCAGCTTGGAAGTTAAGCGATGGCACAGGGGCGATTATTGCAATTATCGACGACGGCGTGGATCTCGAACATGAAGAGTTCCGGTCTTCTGGAAAAATTGTTGCCCCGCGTGATGTCACACGTAAAACTGACAATCCAAGACCCGGAAACGACAATAACCACGGGACAGCTTGTGCTGGAGTAGCTTGTGGAAATGGCAACTTTGGTGCCTCTGGTGTGGCACCGGGTGCAAAACTGATGCCGATTCGTTTAGCTTCGGCGCTGGGATCGCAGGATGAAGCAGATGCTTTTGTTTGGGCGGCTCAAAATGGGGCTGATGTAATTTCTTGTAGCTGGGGGCCCTCAGACGGTGTTTGGTTTGAGCGAAACGATCCTGTACATAACCAGAAAGTACCTCTGCCTGACTCCACACGCCTTGCTATAGACTTTGCAATTAATAAGGGACGCAACGGCAAGGGCTGTGTAATTTTATTTGCGGCTGGCAATGGTAACGAAAGCGTGGATAATGATGGCTACGCCAGCTACCAAAAGGTGATTGCTGTGGCAGCTTGTAACGACTACGGCACGAGAAGCGCTTACAGTGATTTTGGTCAGGCGGTCTGGTGTGCCTTCCCCAGCAACAATGGCGACAGTTCTCAAACGCCTGGAATTTGGACAACCGATCGCTCTGGTGTAGTTGGCTATAATTCGGGTAATCGGAATCTGGGTGACGTTCCAGGTAACTACACGAACCAATTCGGCGGTACTTCCAGTGCTTGTCCAGGTGCAGCTGGTGTAGCAGCTCTAATTATTGCTAGAAACCCAAGTCTGCGTTGGGACGAAGTGCGAGATATTATTAAACGCTCTTGCGATCGCATTGATCCATCTGGAGGTAAATATGATACCAATGGTCGTAGCCCTTTCTACGGTTACGGTCGAATGAATGCTCTAAAAGCTGTAGAATTAGCCAAGCCACCTGAAACATCACCCATCAGTAGATTCCAGGCAGTGCAAGATATCCCAATTAACGACTTACAAACATCAACATTGTCGTTGGCGATCGCTACTACGGGCCTCGTGAAATCCATCAAAGTTAATGTAGACATCGAGCATACTTTTATTGGGGATCTTGTAGTTACTCTCCTTCCCCCAGTGCAAACAGGCGTACTTCCTGTAATTCTGCACGATCGCCAGGGCGGAGCTACAGATAATATTAAAACAACCTATGACGAGATAAATACCCTTAAACTTGCTGCCCTTAAAGGTAAAAATCCCCAAGGAACCTGGACTCTGGAAGTTGCAGATAAAGCTGAGGCAGATACAGGAAAAATTCGCAGTTTCACCATTGAAATCGGATTTTAAACCAAGAGACATCTCCAGAAATTAATTATGCGTTACCTGAAACCCTTGTCTTGACGGCGATTTATCGCGTCTCTTGCCTTAACCGAACCGTATTGAGGGTATTGGTTTAAGGATAATTATAGGCCAATACAGTTCAGATAAGACCAAAACACTTGTAGAGACGGCGATTTATCGCGTCTTATAGAGACGGCGATTTAGTAGAAATAGCGCTTAACTGAACCGTATTGAATTATAGGCTGGGTGAGCGATCGCATAATTTAAATTACTTTGGAAAATACCCACCCAATCCCTAGCCCTATCAAGGTGATTTTTATATTCATTACCACTTCTTTATTCGGCAGTTGAGCCTTTTTACTCGGCAGTTGAACCTTTTTACTCGGCAGTTGAACCTTTTTACTCGGCAGTTGAATCTTTTTACTCGGCAGTTGAACCTTTTTACTCGGCAGTTGAACCTTTTTACTCGGCAGTTGAACCTTTTTACTCGGCAGTTGAGCCTTTTTACTCGGTAGTTGAGCCTTTTTACTCGGCAGTTGAGCCTTTTTACTCGGTAGTTCGCACACAAGAGGCGAAACTCTGGTTTTGAGGTAGGGGCAATTCATGAATTGCCCCAAAGCACGTCTAGTTTTGCGGATGAAAAGCTATTGTAACGACACAAGACAATCTGTTAGCCGTGAGTTACCGCCTCTTTCGCCAAAAACTTCTCTAATTCTGTCAGCGCATCAGCATCAACCTTGGTTTGCATTGGGCAGAACTTAGGCCCACACATCGAACAAAACTCAGCAGTTTTATAGATATCTGCTGGTAAAGTTTCATCGTGATATTCCTTAGCTCTTTCTGGATCGAGTGATAATTCAAACTGACGGTTCCAATCGAAGTTATAACGCGCCTTAGAAAGTTCATCATCTCTATCTCTTGCACCAGGGCGATGTCTAGCTATATCAGCCGCATGAGCCGCTATTTTATAGGCAATCAACCCATTCCGCACATCTTCGGCATTTGGTAAACCCAAATGTTCTTTGGGTGTTACATAACATAACATTGCAGTACCGTACCATCCAGCCATTGCTGCTCCAATAGCTGAAGTAATATGGTCATAACCGGGAGCAATGTCTGTCACCAATGGCCCCAAAACATAGAAAGGTGCTTCAGAACACTCTTCCATCTGCTTACGGACGTTGAACTCAATTTGATCCATTGGGACGTGTCCAGGCCCTTCCACCATCACCTGTACATCATCTTCCCAGGCTTTGCGAGTTAACTGTCCAAGGGTTTTTAATTCAGCTAATTGTGCTTCATCTGAGGCATCATGGGTGCAGCCAGGACGCAGGGAATCTCCTAAACTGAAGGAGACATCGTACCTTTTGAAAATCTCAATAATATCTTGGAAGTGGGTATAAAGCGGGTTTTGTTTGTGGTGATGCAACATCCACCGCGCCAAAATACCGCCGCCGCGAGAGACAATACCAGTAATGCGGTTTCTCACCAAAGGCAAATGCTCAATTAAAATTCCAGCGTGGATAGTTTGATAGTCTACTCCTTGCTGGGCGTGCTTCTCGATGATATGGAGAAAATCATCAGCAGTCAGATTCTCGATAGTGCCGTGGACACTTTCTAAAGCTTGATAAACTGGCACTGTACCAATAGGAACTGGTGAAGCGTTGATGATGGCGGTACGAATTTCATCCAAATTACCGCCGCCTGTGGATAAATCCATCACGGTATCAGCACCGTACTTCACCGCTAGATTCAGTTTATCAACTTCTTCCTGAAGATTAGAAGAGTTGGGGGAAGCGCCGATATTAGCATTTACCTTACATTTAGAGGCGATGCCAATAGCCATCGGCTCTAGGTTAGTGTGATTTATATTAGCTGGGATAATCATTCGTCCCCGCGCTACTTCGTCACGAATGAGATCAGCCGGGAGATTTTCCCGTTGGGCGACGTAGTGCATTTCTTCGGTGATAACACCTTGGCGGGCGTAGTGCATTTGAGATACATTACTCTGCCCACGTCGTTTAGCAACCCATTCTGTCCGCATATTGTAATTCCTCAATAAACAGCTTCCCTCCGCTGGTATTACCCAGACTCAGGTGTTAAGGGTGTGATCTCAGCCTCGTTATATAGGCACCCCTAGCATGGATGTAGTGTACCACCTTCGTTATATCTGGGGGCAAGGGTATTAAAAATTTGTGCTGTTTTTTCGGAGTCTGGCGATGTCTACTCTACGACGGGCTGCGCCTACGCTGTTTTTGTTGAATAATGTCTAATATTGCCTTGTGGATTTCTTCTGGAGTCATTGATGCGGGATAAGTCGCAGAGGGAGGTTTTGCCGTCAAACGATCCGCAAGTGCGTAAAAAGCCTCTTGATCATCTTGGTGTGCGATGACGTAGGCGCGTAATTCTGCCTTGCTCA contains:
- a CDS encoding S8 family serine peptidase yields the protein MVQVRYGGQNGQQYELVISNEHVVVRTESRSNLVGARPFEVAPVSPTARSILNQFELTTRFRQAGVEILRAKVPTQGVALRDRARDILNNESEVQFAGRVLIDPASSQPIIYTENLFVKFDNEEELTVCQNVLGRYSLTIKRQLEYSQNAYFVNAPTNTGIAVFDIAERLLNEESVELCHPELVRESRQRQVFPQQWHLKQTTINSKVINAHANVEAAWKLSDGTGAIIAIIDDGVDLEHEEFRSSGKIVAPRDVTRKTDNPRPGNDNNHGTACAGVACGNGNFGASGVAPGAKLMPIRLASALGSQDEADAFVWAAQNGADVISCSWGPSDGVWFERNDPVHNQKVPLPDSTRLAIDFAINKGRNGKGCVILFAAGNGNESVDNDGYASYQKVIAVAACNDYGTRSAYSDFGQAVWCAFPSNNGDSSQTPGIWTTDRSGVVGYNSGNRNLGDVPGNYTNQFGGTSSACPGAAGVAALIIARNPSLRWDEVRDIIKRSCDRIDPSGGKYDTNGRSPFYGYGRMNALKAVELAKPPETSPISRFQAVQDIPINDLQTSTLSLAIATTGLVKSIKVNVDIEHTFIGDLVVTLLPPVQTGVLPVILHDRQGGATDNIKTTYDEINTLKLAALKGKNPQGTWTLEVADKAEADTGKIRSFTIEIGF
- the thiC gene encoding phosphomethylpyrimidine synthase; amino-acid sequence: MRTEWVAKRRGQSNVSQMHYARQGVITEEMHYVAQRENLPADLIRDEVARGRMIIPANINHTNLEPMAIGIASKCKVNANIGASPNSSNLQEEVDKLNLAVKYGADTVMDLSTGGGNLDEIRTAIINASPVPIGTVPVYQALESVHGTIENLTADDFLHIIEKHAQQGVDYQTIHAGILIEHLPLVRNRITGIVSRGGGILARWMLHHHKQNPLYTHFQDIIEIFKRYDVSFSLGDSLRPGCTHDASDEAQLAELKTLGQLTRKAWEDDVQVMVEGPGHVPMDQIEFNVRKQMEECSEAPFYVLGPLVTDIAPGYDHITSAIGAAMAGWYGTAMLCYVTPKEHLGLPNAEDVRNGLIAYKIAAHAADIARHRPGARDRDDELSKARYNFDWNRQFELSLDPERAKEYHDETLPADIYKTAEFCSMCGPKFCPMQTKVDADALTELEKFLAKEAVTHG
- a CDS encoding DUF6887 family protein, producing the protein MSKTNFDAMSKAELRAYVIAHQDDQEAFYALADRLTAKPPSATYPASMTPEEIHKAILDIIQQKQRRRSPS